A region of Streptomyces halobius DNA encodes the following proteins:
- a CDS encoding trypsin-like serine peptidase has product MRSIRRPVLAAAALTAVLALTATACGPENGTPDDKATEAAGTTGGGEIQIPQEIQDKLKEHGVDLDKWKNGEWKNWDKDKWLREAGEFINPIIKDFWNPDKIDKIKPPKDPSKPEDISQDQGKTDPEPAAVQAQPVRTPYDSTAPGVGLLAFVTPKGESRCSATVVKDPAHPGKSNLVWTAAHCVHAGKEGGWYRNVMFVPNFNRTGQPADKMRTTPFEDRVPAGKWWADDMATSDQWIKDGGAVPGVPMAPYDYALMHVKPESANGGKSLEEVAGGAYEVEFNAPAMKKIPSLTAQGYPAEAPFDGAVQNQCTDKPTRLTTNAKMPTMYRIGCTMTGGSSGGPWFIKGQDGKPVLVSNMSMGPRPARWAAGPHLGAEAKTMFDNMSKKWANKR; this is encoded by the coding sequence ATGCGATCCATACGTCGGCCAGTCCTGGCCGCGGCCGCCCTCACCGCGGTGCTGGCGCTCACCGCCACCGCGTGCGGGCCGGAGAACGGCACACCGGACGACAAGGCCACGGAGGCGGCCGGCACCACGGGCGGGGGTGAGATCCAGATCCCCCAGGAGATCCAGGACAAGCTGAAGGAACACGGCGTCGACCTGGACAAGTGGAAGAACGGCGAGTGGAAGAACTGGGACAAGGACAAGTGGCTGCGCGAGGCCGGGGAGTTCATCAACCCGATCATCAAGGACTTCTGGAATCCGGACAAGATCGACAAGATCAAGCCGCCGAAGGACCCCAGCAAGCCTGAGGACATCTCCCAGGACCAGGGCAAGACCGACCCCGAGCCGGCGGCCGTCCAGGCCCAGCCCGTCAGGACGCCGTACGACTCCACCGCTCCCGGCGTCGGTCTGCTGGCGTTCGTCACCCCCAAGGGCGAGTCCCGCTGTTCCGCCACCGTCGTCAAGGACCCGGCGCACCCCGGCAAGTCCAACCTCGTGTGGACCGCGGCGCACTGTGTGCATGCCGGCAAGGAGGGCGGCTGGTACCGGAACGTGATGTTCGTGCCGAACTTCAACCGGACCGGCCAGCCCGCCGACAAGATGAGGACCACGCCGTTCGAGGACCGCGTCCCGGCGGGCAAGTGGTGGGCGGACGACATGGCCACGTCCGACCAGTGGATCAAGGACGGCGGCGCCGTTCCGGGTGTGCCGATGGCTCCGTACGACTACGCGCTGATGCATGTGAAGCCGGAGTCGGCCAACGGCGGTAAGTCGCTCGAAGAGGTCGCCGGCGGCGCGTACGAGGTCGAGTTCAACGCTCCCGCGATGAAGAAGATCCCGAGCCTGACCGCTCAGGGCTACCCGGCCGAGGCGCCGTTCGACGGCGCCGTGCAGAACCAGTGCACCGACAAGCCGACCCGTCTGACGACGAACGCGAAGATGCCGACCATGTACCGGATCGGCTGCACCATGACCGGTGGTTCCTCCGGTGGCCCCTGGTTCATCAAGGGCCAGGACGGCAAGCCGGTCCTGGTCTCCAACATGTCGATGGGGCCGCGCCCGGCCCGCTGGGCGGCCGGCCCGCACCTGGGTGCCGAGGCCAAGACGATGTTCGACAACATGAGCAAGAAGTGGGCGAACAAGCGGTAA
- the nrdR gene encoding transcriptional regulator NrdR produces the protein MHCPFCRHPDSRVVDSRTTDDGTAIRRRRQCPDCARRFTTIETASLMVIKRSGVTEPFSRNKVIAGVRKACQGRPVTEDALAKLGQRVEEAVRATGSAELSTHDVGLAILGPLQELDLVAYLRFASVYRAFDSLDDFEAAIAELREQREQGAPAQGCGTEGEAGGPAAPVPVPATAAD, from the coding sequence ATGCACTGCCCCTTCTGCAGGCACCCCGACAGCCGGGTCGTCGACAGCCGTACGACCGACGACGGGACGGCGATCCGCCGGCGCCGCCAGTGCCCCGACTGCGCCCGCCGTTTCACGACCATCGAGACGGCGTCGCTGATGGTGATCAAGCGGAGCGGGGTCACCGAGCCCTTCAGCCGCAACAAGGTCATCGCGGGAGTGCGCAAGGCGTGTCAGGGCCGCCCGGTCACCGAGGACGCCCTCGCCAAGCTCGGCCAGCGGGTCGAAGAGGCGGTGCGCGCCACCGGCAGCGCCGAGCTGTCCACCCATGACGTCGGGCTCGCCATACTGGGCCCGCTGCAGGAACTCGACCTCGTCGCGTACCTGCGCTTCGCGTCCGTGTACCGGGCCTTCGATTCGCTCGACGACTTCGAGGCGGCCATCGCCGAGCTGCGGGAGCAGCGCGAGCAGGGGGCGCCCGCGCAAGGCTGCGGCACCGAGGGGGAAGCGGGCGGGCCCGCCGCCCCCGTTCCCGTGCCCGCCACCGCCGCCGACTGA
- a CDS encoding ATP-dependent DNA helicase: MTKPSLPDLLHAAVTAVGGTERPGQVAMAEAVAEAVDDQSHLLVQAGTGTGKSLGYLVPALAHGERVVVATATLALQRQLVERDLPRTVDALHPLLRRRPEFAMLKGRSNYLCLHRLHEGVPQEEEDGLFDPFEQATPTSKLGKDLLRLRDWADETETGDRDALTPGVSDRAWGQVSVSSRECLGASKCAYGAECFAEAARERAKLADVVVTNHALLAIDAIEGAPVVPQHEVLIIDEAHELVSRVTGVATGELTPGQVNRAVRRAAKLVDEKAADQLQTAAESFERLMELALPGRLEEIPEDLGYCLMALRDAARTVISALGSTRDKSVQDEDAVRKQALASVENVHAVAERIANGSEFDVVWYERHDRFGASLRVAPLSVSGLLREKLFEDRSVVLTSATLKIGGDFNGVGASLGLAPEGTEDEDSPPWKGLDVGSPFDYSKQGILYVAKHLAQPGREGTRTDMLDELAELIEAAGGRTLGLFSSMRAAQAAAEALRGRLDLPILLQGEETLGELIRAFASDAGTCLFGTLSLWQGVDVPGANCQLVVMDRVPFPRPDDPLMSARQKAVEEAGGNGFMAVAATHAALLMAQGAGRLVRATGDRGVVAVLDPRVERARYGSFLRKTMPDFWYTTDRNQVRRSLAAIDAAAKKAEE; encoded by the coding sequence ATGACAAAGCCCTCTCTCCCCGATCTGCTCCATGCCGCCGTCACCGCCGTCGGCGGCACCGAGCGCCCCGGCCAGGTGGCGATGGCCGAGGCCGTCGCCGAAGCCGTGGACGACCAGTCCCATCTGCTGGTGCAGGCCGGCACCGGCACCGGAAAGTCCCTCGGCTATCTGGTGCCCGCGCTGGCCCACGGCGAGAGAGTGGTGGTCGCCACGGCCACGCTCGCGCTGCAGCGCCAGCTCGTCGAGCGCGATCTGCCGCGCACGGTCGACGCGCTGCACCCGCTGCTGCGCCGCCGCCCCGAGTTCGCCATGCTCAAGGGCCGCTCCAATTACCTCTGCCTGCACCGCCTGCACGAAGGCGTCCCGCAGGAAGAGGAGGACGGCCTCTTCGACCCGTTCGAGCAGGCGACACCCACCAGCAAGCTCGGCAAGGACCTGCTGCGGCTGCGCGACTGGGCGGACGAGACGGAGACCGGCGACCGCGACGCGCTCACCCCCGGGGTCTCCGACCGCGCCTGGGGGCAGGTCTCGGTGTCCTCCCGGGAGTGCCTGGGCGCCTCGAAGTGTGCCTACGGCGCGGAGTGCTTCGCCGAGGCCGCCAGGGAGCGCGCCAAGCTCGCCGATGTCGTCGTCACCAACCACGCCCTGCTCGCGATCGACGCCATCGAGGGCGCACCGGTCGTCCCGCAGCACGAGGTCCTGATCATCGACGAGGCCCATGAGCTGGTCTCCCGGGTCACCGGCGTCGCCACGGGCGAGCTCACTCCGGGCCAGGTCAACCGCGCCGTCCGCCGGGCCGCCAAGCTCGTCGACGAAAAGGCCGCCGACCAGCTCCAGACCGCCGCCGAGTCCTTTGAACGCCTCATGGAGCTGGCGCTCCCGGGCCGCCTCGAAGAGATCCCCGAGGATCTCGGCTACTGCCTGATGGCGCTGCGCGACGCGGCCCGTACGGTGATCTCCGCCCTCGGCTCGACCCGCGACAAGTCCGTCCAGGACGAGGACGCCGTCCGCAAGCAGGCCCTCGCCTCGGTGGAGAACGTCCATGCCGTCGCCGAGCGCATCGCCAACGGTTCCGAGTTCGACGTGGTCTGGTACGAGCGCCACGACCGCTTCGGAGCGTCCCTCCGGGTCGCGCCTCTCTCGGTCTCCGGCCTCCTCCGCGAAAAGCTCTTCGAAGACCGCTCCGTCGTCCTGACCTCCGCCACCCTCAAGATCGGCGGCGACTTCAACGGCGTCGGCGCTTCCCTGGGCCTGGCCCCGGAGGGCACCGAAGACGAGGACAGCCCGCCCTGGAAGGGGCTGGACGTCGGCTCCCCTTTCGACTACTCGAAGCAGGGCATCCTCTACGTCGCCAAGCACCTCGCCCAGCCCGGCCGCGAAGGCACCCGTACGGACATGCTCGACGAGCTCGCCGAGCTGATCGAGGCCGCCGGCGGCCGCACGCTCGGTCTCTTCTCCTCCATGCGCGCCGCCCAGGCCGCCGCCGAGGCGCTGCGCGGCCGCCTCGACCTGCCGATCCTCCTGCAGGGCGAGGAGACGCTCGGCGAGCTGATCCGGGCCTTCGCCTCGGACGCCGGTACCTGCCTCTTCGGGACTCTCTCCCTCTGGCAGGGCGTCGACGTTCCGGGCGCGAACTGCCAGCTGGTGGTGATGGACCGGGTGCCGTTCCCGCGCCCCGACGACCCGCTGATGAGCGCCCGCCAGAAGGCCGTGGAGGAGGCCGGCGGCAATGGCTTCATGGCGGTGGCCGCGACGCACGCCGCCCTGCTGATGGCTCAGGGAGCGGGCCGCCTGGTCCGTGCCACCGGCGACCGGGGCGTGGTGGCGGTCCTGGATCCCCGCGTCGAACGCGCCCGCTATGGCTCTTTCCTCCGCAAGACGATGCCCGACTTCTGGTACACCACCGACCGCAACCAGGTCCGCCGCTCGTTGGCGGCCATCGACGCGGCAGCAAAGAAGGCAGAGGAATAA
- a CDS encoding IucA/IucC family protein: protein MNERPGSDGTQAAERLPAGTIESAVPRQQRRTPDVRHEPSTAGKSPAVPVACDRAHTADADPLDHPDPASAADAAGIENLLRCWVRESGAHRPAGGRLRIPLYASATALHIPVRYWSPTGWHRFGTPTLEGTPAGTAPLDAVTLAALLRREAAHEHRASEGEIRPAPGADGAELVGRVADSVRNTTLFITDRRAHPGGNQGGLFLEAEQSLLLGHPLHPTPKSREGLTDAETRVYSPELRGAFPLHWMAVHRSALAADSAWTERGKPVAAEQLAADLADGTRQLPDATVPLPLHPWQARELADRPDIAALRDAGLLHDLGPRGPLWHPTSSVRTVYRPGAEAMLKLSLGLRITNSRRENLRKELERGVEVHRLLRTGLAKQWQAAFPGTPGFDIVRDPAYLAVDGADGTPVQGLDVVIRHNPFGPTDDAVCIAGLTSPRPWPGHPGMRSRLARVVAALSARTGRAVGAVATEWFLRYLEAVVRPVLWLDGTAGVALEAHQQNTLVLLDLDGWPAGGRYRDNQGYYFRESRRTELAGRLPGIGATSDTFVADDVTDERLAYYLGINNVLGLIGAFGAQRLVREEILLAAFRRFLADAAKAPEAHRSNLPEQLLTARTLRCKANLATRLHGLDELVGPVDTQSVYVTVANPLAA from the coding sequence ATGAACGAACGCCCCGGCTCCGACGGGACCCAGGCCGCCGAACGGCTCCCCGCGGGGACGATCGAGTCGGCCGTACCGCGCCAGCAACGGCGCACCCCGGACGTGCGCCATGAACCGTCCACGGCAGGCAAGTCCCCGGCCGTGCCCGTCGCCTGCGACCGCGCCCACACGGCCGACGCCGACCCCCTGGACCACCCGGATCCGGCGTCCGCCGCCGACGCCGCGGGGATCGAGAATCTGCTCCGCTGCTGGGTCCGGGAGAGCGGCGCCCACCGCCCGGCCGGCGGCCGGCTGCGTATCCCGCTGTACGCCAGCGCCACCGCCCTGCACATCCCCGTCCGCTACTGGTCGCCCACGGGCTGGCACCGGTTCGGCACCCCCACCCTGGAGGGGACCCCGGCCGGCACCGCCCCCCTGGATGCCGTCACCCTGGCCGCGCTGCTGCGCCGGGAGGCCGCGCACGAACACCGGGCATCGGAGGGCGAGATCCGCCCGGCGCCGGGCGCCGACGGCGCCGAACTGGTCGGCCGGGTCGCCGACTCCGTCCGCAACACCACCCTGTTCATCACCGACCGGCGCGCCCACCCCGGCGGCAACCAGGGCGGCCTCTTCCTCGAAGCCGAACAGTCCCTCCTCCTCGGCCACCCCCTGCACCCCACACCCAAGAGCCGCGAGGGCCTCACCGACGCCGAGACCCGCGTCTATTCCCCCGAACTGCGCGGCGCCTTCCCGCTCCACTGGATGGCTGTGCACCGCTCCGCCCTCGCCGCCGACTCCGCCTGGACCGAACGCGGCAAGCCCGTGGCCGCCGAGCAACTCGCCGCCGACCTCGCCGACGGGACCCGCCAACTCCCCGACGCCACCGTCCCGTTGCCCCTGCACCCCTGGCAGGCCCGCGAACTCGCCGACCGCCCGGACATCGCCGCGCTCCGGGACGCCGGCCTGCTGCACGATCTCGGCCCCCGCGGCCCCCTCTGGCACCCCACCTCCTCCGTCCGCACCGTCTACCGGCCCGGCGCCGAGGCCATGCTCAAGCTCTCCCTCGGACTGCGCATCACCAACTCCCGCCGGGAGAACCTCCGTAAGGAACTGGAGCGGGGCGTCGAGGTCCACCGGCTGCTGCGCACCGGCCTCGCCAAGCAGTGGCAGGCGGCCTTTCCGGGGACACCGGGCTTCGACATCGTCCGCGACCCGGCCTATCTCGCCGTCGACGGCGCCGACGGTACACCCGTCCAGGGACTCGACGTCGTCATCCGCCACAACCCCTTCGGCCCCACCGACGACGCCGTCTGCATCGCCGGACTCACCTCGCCGCGGCCCTGGCCCGGCCACCCGGGGATGCGCTCCCGGCTCGCCCGTGTCGTCGCCGCGCTCAGCGCCCGTACGGGCCGCGCGGTCGGTGCCGTCGCCACCGAGTGGTTCCTGCGCTACCTCGAAGCGGTCGTACGGCCCGTCCTGTGGCTCGACGGCACCGCCGGCGTCGCCCTGGAGGCCCATCAGCAGAACACCCTCGTGCTGCTGGACCTGGACGGCTGGCCGGCCGGCGGCCGCTACCGCGACAACCAGGGCTACTACTTCCGCGAGTCCCGGCGCACGGAGCTGGCGGGGCGGCTGCCCGGCATCGGCGCCACCAGCGACACCTTCGTCGCCGACGACGTCACCGACGAGCGGCTCGCGTACTACCTCGGCATCAACAACGTCCTGGGTCTCATCGGGGCCTTCGGCGCGCAGCGGCTGGTCCGCGAGGAGATCCTCCTCGCCGCCTTCCGGCGCTTCCTCGCCGACGCCGCCAAGGCCCCCGAAGCCCATCGTTCGAACCTGCCGGAGCAGCTGCTGACCGCCCGCACGCTGCGCTGCAAGGCCAATCTCGCGACCCGGCTGCACGGCCTCGACGAACTCGTCGGCCCGGTCGACACCCAGTCCGTTTACGTCACCGTGGCCAACCCCCTGGCCGCCTGA
- a CDS encoding GNAT family N-acetyltransferase has translation MPPTDSDLGFRSDDTLERQLPRESSAVRTEGREAASVDTCADPPLGDPAGWAPADTPAGPFALVPVRLDRDLALISRWMNDPEVAAFWELAGPRDVTAAHLRAQLDGDGRSVPCLGVLAGVPMGYWEIYRADLDPVSRCYRARPQDTGVHLLIGDAGDRGRGLGTTLLRATADLVLDHRPGCDRVIAEPDLRNTPSVAAFLSAGFRYADEIQLPDKPAALMIRERAHRHLL, from the coding sequence GTGCCACCCACCGACTCCGACCTCGGCTTCCGCTCCGATGACACCCTCGAACGGCAACTCCCGCGGGAATCAAGCGCGGTGCGGACCGAGGGCCGGGAGGCGGCGTCCGTCGACACCTGCGCCGACCCGCCGCTCGGCGATCCGGCGGGCTGGGCGCCGGCCGACACCCCTGCCGGGCCGTTCGCGCTCGTCCCCGTCCGGCTGGACCGCGATCTGGCCCTGATCTCCCGCTGGATGAACGATCCGGAGGTCGCGGCCTTCTGGGAGCTGGCGGGGCCGCGCGACGTCACCGCCGCCCATCTGCGCGCCCAGCTCGACGGCGACGGGCGCAGCGTGCCCTGCCTCGGTGTGCTGGCCGGCGTCCCCATGGGCTACTGGGAGATCTACCGCGCCGATCTGGACCCGGTATCCCGCTGCTACCGGGCGCGGCCCCAGGACACCGGGGTGCACCTCCTGATCGGCGACGCCGGCGACCGCGGGCGCGGCCTCGGTACGACGCTGCTGCGTGCCACCGCCGATCTGGTGCTGGACCACCGTCCCGGCTGCGACCGCGTCATCGCCGAGCCCGATCTGCGGAACACCCCGTCCGTCGCGGCGTTCCTGAGCGCGGGATTCCGTTACGCCGACGAGATCCAGCTGCCGGACAAACCCGCGGCCCTGATGATCCGCGAACGCGCGCACCGCCACCTGCTCTGA
- a CDS encoding diaminobutyrate--2-oxoglutarate transaminase family protein: MALTDTVPAAAPPAHEGILRRQSLRESAARTYARSLPIVPVRARGLTIEGADGRRYLDCLSGAGTLALGHNHPVVLEAIRTVLDSGAPLHILDLATPVKDAFTTELFATLPGKLAEKARIQFCGPAGTDAVEAAFTLVRMATGQDGLLAFSGAYHGMTADALAASGGARHNGVTRLPYPYDYRCPFGTGGGRGAELAARWTENLLDDEKSGVPRPAGMIVEPVQGEGGVIPAPDGWLRRMREITTGRRIPLIVDEVQTGVGRTGTFWAVEHSGIVPDVLVLSKAIGGSLPLAVIVYREELDTWQPGAHAGTFRGNQLAMAAGRATLAYVRENGLARRAGELGARMLARLSGLAASYDCIGDVRGRGLMLGLELVDREAATDATGAHPPAPALAAAVQRACLDRGLIVELGGRHAAVVRLLPPLTITDEQADAVLDRLADAIAAAIRTTPRPTGAAPTTMRGTTP, encoded by the coding sequence GTGGCGTTGACCGATACCGTGCCGGCGGCCGCGCCGCCCGCCCACGAGGGGATCCTGCGGCGGCAGTCCCTGCGTGAGTCCGCCGCCCGTACGTACGCGCGCTCACTGCCCATCGTCCCGGTGCGCGCCCGCGGGCTGACCATCGAGGGCGCCGACGGCCGGCGCTATCTCGACTGCCTTTCCGGGGCGGGCACGCTGGCCCTCGGGCACAACCATCCCGTGGTGCTCGAAGCGATCCGTACCGTCCTGGACTCCGGCGCGCCGCTGCACATCCTCGACCTCGCGACGCCGGTCAAGGACGCCTTCACCACCGAGCTCTTCGCCACACTGCCCGGCAAGTTGGCGGAAAAGGCACGCATCCAGTTCTGCGGACCGGCCGGCACGGACGCCGTCGAGGCCGCGTTCACACTCGTCCGCATGGCGACCGGACAAGACGGTCTGCTGGCCTTCTCCGGCGCGTACCACGGCATGACGGCGGATGCGCTCGCCGCCTCCGGGGGAGCCCGGCACAACGGCGTGACCCGGCTGCCCTACCCGTACGACTACCGCTGCCCGTTCGGGACCGGCGGCGGGCGCGGCGCCGAACTCGCCGCCCGCTGGACGGAGAACCTGCTCGACGACGAGAAGAGCGGGGTGCCGCGGCCGGCAGGAATGATCGTCGAACCGGTCCAGGGGGAGGGCGGGGTGATCCCCGCGCCGGACGGCTGGCTGCGCCGGATGCGGGAGATCACCACCGGCCGGCGGATCCCGCTGATCGTGGACGAGGTGCAGACCGGCGTGGGGCGCACCGGCACCTTCTGGGCGGTCGAGCACAGCGGGATCGTGCCCGATGTGCTGGTGCTGTCGAAGGCGATCGGCGGCAGCCTGCCGCTCGCGGTGATCGTCTACCGGGAGGAGCTGGACACCTGGCAGCCCGGCGCCCACGCCGGCACCTTCCGTGGCAACCAGCTTGCCATGGCCGCGGGCCGGGCCACTCTCGCCTACGTCCGTGAGAACGGGCTGGCCCGGCGCGCCGGGGAGCTCGGCGCCCGGATGCTGGCCCGGCTCAGCGGCCTCGCCGCCTCCTACGACTGCATCGGCGACGTCCGCGGCCGCGGGCTGATGCTCGGCCTCGAACTCGTCGACCGGGAGGCCGCCACCGACGCCACCGGCGCGCACCCCCCTGCCCCCGCCCTCGCCGCCGCCGTCCAACGCGCCTGCCTGGACCGGGGACTGATCGTCGAACTCGGCGGCCGGCACGCCGCCGTCGTCCGCCTGCTGCCACCCCTGACCATCACCGACGAACAGGCGGACGCGGTCCTCGACCGCCTCGCCGACGCCATCGCCGCGGCGATCCGCACCACCCCCCGGCCGACGGGCGCCGCCCCCACGACCATGCGAGGCACCACCCCATGA
- the lexA gene encoding transcriptional repressor LexA — protein MTTTADSATITAQSHSQSRFEHPQTARSTPLDDATLDSEEQKPARSLPGRPPGIRADSSGLTDRQRRVIEVIRDSVQRRGYPPSMREIGQAVGLSSTSSVAHQLMALERKGFLRRDPHRPRAYEVRGSDQTSSVTTETAGKPAASYVPLVGRIAAGGPILAEESVEDVFPLPRQLVGDGELFVLKVVGDSMIEAAICDGDWVTVRRQPVAENGDIVAAMLDGEATVKRFKREDGHVWLLPHNASYQPIPGDEATILGKVVAVLRRV, from the coding sequence GTGACCACCACCGCAGACAGCGCGACCATCACCGCACAAAGCCACTCCCAGAGCCGATTCGAGCATCCTCAAACGGCGCGGAGCACGCCGCTGGACGACGCCACGTTGGACTCCGAAGAGCAGAAGCCCGCACGCTCGCTGCCGGGCCGTCCGCCAGGGATCCGCGCCGACAGCTCGGGGCTCACCGACCGCCAGCGCAGGGTGATCGAAGTGATCCGGGATTCGGTGCAGCGGCGTGGCTACCCGCCGTCGATGCGGGAGATCGGCCAGGCCGTCGGGCTGTCCAGCACCTCGTCCGTCGCCCACCAGCTCATGGCGCTGGAGCGCAAGGGCTTCCTGCGGCGCGATCCGCACCGCCCCCGGGCCTACGAGGTCCGCGGCTCGGATCAGACCAGCAGCGTGACCACCGAAACCGCCGGCAAGCCCGCCGCGTCCTACGTCCCGTTGGTCGGCCGGATCGCCGCCGGTGGCCCGATCCTCGCCGAGGAATCCGTGGAGGACGTCTTCCCGCTCCCCCGCCAGCTCGTCGGCGACGGCGAACTGTTCGTACTGAAGGTCGTCGGTGACTCCATGATCGAGGCCGCGATCTGCGACGGCGACTGGGTCACCGTCCGCCGCCAGCCGGTCGCCGAGAACGGCGACATCGTCGCCGCGATGCTCGACGGCGAGGCCACCGTCAAGCGCTTCAAGCGCGAGGACGGCCATGTGTGGCTGCTGCCGCACAACGCCTCGTACCAGCCGATCCCCGGCGACGAGGCGACCATCCTCGGCAAGGTGGTCGCGGTACTGCGCCGGGTCTGA
- a CDS encoding IucA/IucC family protein: MSPAPQPPHSAWQHAARRLFAKTLAEFAYEEILTPEPDGTAPDGTPRYRLPVGDTLVYRFHARRGAYGHWRVDPDSITPDSDPLRFLTHAHDTVLDLSGDTTGHLIRELTATLAADTRLDAAAVSAAELADLDYADLEGHQTGHPWLVANKGRLGFSATDAAHWAPEARTPRRLPWLAAHHCLAHYRGIPGLATPDRLYGEELTPATRAAFDRAISDEGRDPADYLYLPVHPWQWDETIAPLFAPQLADRSIIALPTDNDLRLPQQSIRTFLNISRPEARTVKLPLSILNTLVWRGLPTERTLAAPAVTRWVHGVRDDDTFLRDETRVILLGETASVTVEHPVYDRLPGVPYQFKELLGCIWREPVTRHLDAGERARTLAALLQTDPGGRALTAELVHRSGLAPQVWLRRLFAALLPPLLHFLYQYGTVFSPHGENAIVVFDEHDIPTRLAVKDFVDDVNTTSQPLPEHDSMPDDVRAVLLTEPPAFLTQFIHSGLFVGVFRYLAPLCEDQLAVPEAEFWSLVRAEILRNHERFPGLKERHETFDLLTPHIERLCLNRNRLHVDGYRDRRDRPHAAVHGTVPNPLHAR, from the coding sequence TTGTCTCCAGCGCCCCAGCCCCCGCACAGCGCCTGGCAGCACGCCGCGCGCCGACTGTTCGCCAAGACCCTGGCGGAGTTCGCGTACGAGGAAATCCTCACCCCCGAGCCCGATGGCACCGCCCCGGACGGCACCCCGCGCTACCGGCTGCCCGTCGGCGACACCCTCGTCTACCGCTTCCACGCCCGCCGCGGCGCCTACGGACACTGGCGCGTCGACCCCGACTCCATCACCCCCGACAGCGACCCCCTGCGCTTCCTCACGCACGCCCACGACACCGTGCTGGACCTGTCCGGCGACACCACCGGCCACCTCATCCGCGAGCTGACCGCCACCCTCGCCGCCGACACCCGTCTCGACGCCGCCGCCGTCAGCGCGGCCGAGCTCGCCGACCTGGACTACGCCGACCTCGAAGGCCACCAGACCGGCCACCCCTGGCTCGTCGCGAACAAGGGCCGGCTCGGCTTCTCCGCCACCGACGCGGCGCACTGGGCCCCGGAAGCCCGTACACCCCGGCGGCTGCCCTGGCTCGCCGCACACCACTGTCTCGCCCACTACCGGGGCATCCCCGGCCTGGCCACCCCCGATCGTCTCTACGGCGAGGAACTCACCCCCGCCACCCGCGCCGCCTTCGACCGCGCCATCTCCGACGAGGGCCGCGACCCCGCCGACTACCTCTACCTCCCCGTGCACCCCTGGCAGTGGGACGAGACCATCGCCCCGCTCTTCGCGCCGCAGCTCGCCGACAGATCCATCATCGCGCTGCCCACTGACAACGACCTCAGACTCCCGCAGCAGTCGATCCGTACCTTCCTCAACATCAGCCGGCCCGAGGCCCGTACGGTCAAACTGCCGCTGTCCATCCTCAACACCCTCGTCTGGCGCGGTCTGCCCACCGAGCGGACCCTCGCCGCTCCCGCGGTCACCCGCTGGGTGCACGGCGTTCGCGACGACGACACCTTTCTGCGCGACGAAACCCGGGTGATCCTGCTCGGCGAGACCGCCTCCGTCACCGTCGAGCACCCCGTCTACGACCGGCTTCCGGGCGTCCCGTACCAGTTCAAGGAACTTCTCGGCTGCATCTGGCGGGAGCCGGTCACCCGCCATCTCGACGCCGGTGAACGTGCCCGCACCCTGGCCGCACTGCTGCAGACCGACCCCGGCGGCCGCGCCCTGACCGCCGAGCTGGTGCACCGCTCCGGACTCGCCCCCCAGGTCTGGCTCCGCCGCCTCTTCGCCGCCCTGCTGCCCCCGCTGCTGCACTTCCTCTACCAGTACGGCACGGTCTTCTCCCCGCACGGCGAGAACGCCATCGTCGTCTTCGACGAGCACGACATCCCCACCCGCCTCGCGGTCAAGGACTTCGTCGACGACGTCAACACCACCTCGCAGCCGCTCCCGGAGCACGACTCCATGCCGGACGACGTCCGGGCGGTGCTGCTGACCGAACCGCCCGCGTTTCTCACCCAGTTCATCCACTCCGGCCTGTTCGTCGGCGTCTTCCGCTATCTCGCGCCGCTGTGCGAGGACCAACTCGCCGTTCCCGAGGCCGAGTTCTGGTCACTCGTACGGGCGGAGATCCTCCGGAACCACGAGCGCTTCCCGGGCCTCAAGGAACGCCACGAGACCTTCGACCTGCTCACCCCGCACATCGAGCGGCTGTGCCTGAACCGCAACCGTCTGCACGTCGACGGCTACCGGGACCGCCGCGACCGCCCGCACGCGGCGGTGCACGGCACCGTGCCCAATCCCCTGCACGCTCGGTGA